One genomic window of Bradyrhizobium sp. B124 includes the following:
- a CDS encoding aminotransferase class I/II-fold pyridoxal phosphate-dependent enzyme, which yields MVYDRDVLADIAQLAIDRDLWIIFDERYAAFVHAPHTQSHGLRKPAGACSHSDSQSFSKSLVLTGWGIGYLAGPEPVIKAVNALKAYATSNRTHHALLHHLDSGDTPSNWNCGLAKRERSGF from the coding sequence ATGGTCTACGACCGCGACGTCCTTGCCGACATTGCCCAACTCGCCATCGACCGGGATCTTTGGATCATCTTCGATGAACGTTATGCTGCTTTTGTCCATGCCCCGCATACCCAATCCCATGGTCTCCGTAAACCCGCTGGCGCGTGCTCGCACTCTGATAGCCAATCATTTTCCAAGTCGCTGGTTCTGACCGGCTGGGGGATTGGCTATCTCGCCGGCCCTGAGCCGGTCATCAAGGCGGTTAACGCGTTAAAAGCCTATGCAACCTCCAATCGTACACACCATGCACTGCTTCACCACCTGGACTCCGGCGATACACCTTCCAACTGGAACTGCGGCTTGGCAAAGCGAGAGCGCTCGGGCTTTTAA
- a CDS encoding aminotransferase class I/II-fold pyridoxal phosphate-dependent enzyme produces the protein MLAQRTVMLKSSATAAARSAAKAAAARGKEIIDLTAGEIWSDLASSVREGAIDAINCNVNRYTETLGLMELRHALARKISAETAQPWSADEIAVTSGAKQALFNATMVLLNPGDEVLIPSPYWTTFPAQIVIAGGTPIFVDTRRNNYVPRLTDLAAAITPRTKAIVVNTPNNPTGTVYDRDILAGIATLAVERDLWIIFDECYGSFVHAPHSHDPIISVAPRARERTLIVNSFSKSLALAGWRIGYLAGPNAVIDAVKALQSHTTSNPNVIAQHALLHHLGTKNPTFQLRLQRHIANARALGLSILSALTLVPQPAAQGGFYFYLDLSDLQMRTKANGRKLDADDVVSALMDAGVATVSGTAFGDPAGIRLSFGIDLELLDKGLRRLTATLNELTFCFARHL, from the coding sequence GTGTTGGCCCAACGGACCGTTATGCTCAAATCGTCGGCGACCGCCGCGGCGAGGAGCGCCGCCAAAGCAGCTGCCGCGAGGGGCAAGGAAATCATAGATCTGACGGCCGGAGAGATTTGGAGCGATCTCGCGTCATCGGTCCGTGAGGGCGCGATCGACGCAATTAATTGCAACGTCAATCGCTACACCGAAACGCTTGGTCTGATGGAACTGCGCCACGCTCTTGCTCGCAAGATTTCCGCGGAAACCGCCCAACCCTGGTCGGCAGACGAAATCGCGGTGACGAGCGGCGCCAAACAGGCACTCTTCAATGCAACCATGGTTCTTCTGAACCCTGGTGATGAAGTGCTGATCCCCTCTCCCTACTGGACTACTTTCCCAGCCCAGATCGTCATTGCCGGCGGCACGCCGATCTTTGTCGATACCCGACGCAATAACTATGTGCCAAGACTCACGGATCTCGCGGCAGCCATTACGCCGAGGACTAAGGCGATAGTTGTCAACACGCCCAACAATCCGACCGGCACGGTCTACGACCGGGACATCCTCGCTGGCATCGCCACGCTCGCCGTTGAGCGGGATCTCTGGATCATTTTCGATGAATGCTACGGGTCTTTCGTCCATGCCCCACATAGCCATGATCCGATCATCTCTGTGGCGCCCCGGGCGCGCGAGCGCACCTTGATCGTCAATTCGTTTTCAAAATCATTGGCCTTGGCCGGCTGGCGGATTGGCTATCTCGCCGGCCCGAACGCCGTCATCGATGCCGTTAAGGCGCTACAAAGCCATACAACCTCCAATCCCAATGTTATCGCACAGCATGCGCTGCTTCATCATCTGGGGACCAAGAATCCAACTTTCCAATTGCGATTGCAACGTCACATTGCTAATGCGCGAGCGCTCGGGCTGTCGATCCTTTCGGCACTGACATTGGTACCCCAACCGGCAGCGCAAGGCGGATTCTATTTCTATCTCGATCTCAGCGATTTGCAGATGCGCACCAAGGCCAATGGCCGCAAACTCGACGCCGATGACGTCGTTAGTGCGCTGATGGATGCTGGGGTTGCAACTGTCTCCGGCACAGCCTTTGGCGACCCCGCTGGAATTCGCCTTTCCTTCGGCATCGATCTCGAACTACTCGACAAAGGCTTGCGGCGGCTGACAGCAACTCTAAACGAACTGACGTTTTGCTTTGCAAGACACCTGTAA
- a CDS encoding UPF0149 family protein has protein sequence MASAAMSLAELERWLHDRVDRHPAATSIPMLDGYTAAIVAGPVSMSPLDWICPLLAIDADAFNHGGTPEFAAISAVALRHNDISNTLSTAPDRFEPMHRRDPSGNIDAHPWCQGFYAAMRLRLSAWAPLLDVNNVNHGLLLPILLHCRDDQARPLLGPPRSGRKTEDFLRNAYLDIPAVVEALRQHWMPIRYARDR, from the coding sequence ATGGCGTCAGCCGCGATGTCGCTTGCGGAGCTCGAGCGATGGCTCCACGATCGCGTCGATCGCCATCCTGCCGCCACCAGCATTCCCATGCTCGACGGCTATACCGCCGCGATCGTGGCCGGACCGGTGTCGATGAGCCCGCTCGATTGGATCTGCCCGCTGCTCGCGATCGATGCCGACGCTTTCAACCATGGCGGCACGCCGGAGTTCGCCGCGATCTCCGCCGTCGCGCTGCGCCACAACGACATCAGCAACACCCTCTCGACTGCCCCCGATCGGTTCGAGCCGATGCACCGGCGCGACCCCAGCGGCAACATCGATGCGCATCCCTGGTGCCAGGGTTTCTATGCTGCGATGCGGCTCAGACTGTCGGCGTGGGCGCCGTTGCTCGACGTCAACAACGTCAATCACGGCCTGCTGCTGCCCATCCTGCTGCATTGTCGCGACGATCAGGCCCGTCCGCTGCTCGGACCGCCACGAAGCGGTCGCAAAACCGAGGATTTCCTCCGTAACGCCTACCTCGATATCCCAGCCGTCGTCGAGGCGCTGCGCCAGCACTGGATGCCCATCCGCTACGCCCGCGACCGCTAA